A genomic window from Micromonospora violae includes:
- a CDS encoding NAD-glutamate dehydrogenase gives MDRRPAIKPEPDLRPDDSGRDDDSFDSATDGDGYGRLDTGVTGLTGSSIDTIYELGLPTEALADDVDDADLDEPVPNAERLVAQAVALAGDDHDAATLVGRFWRFAPDEELVGFTAEEMLDAARAHRDLAQQRVPGELKLRIHEPHADQHHTVVEIVTDDMPFLVDSVTALLNSYHLDVHLLVHPLVVVRREPLGRLTEVSADVEPDDAISGDIIESWMRIEIDPVRDAAERDRLRRELQRVLTDVREAVEDWPKMRQRALALADELASARTSDNRPPVPEKDITDSVELLRWLAHDHFTFLGYREYRLVDAPGGDATDPVDGKALEAVLGTGLGILRSDSPEARSLSSMTPEAHEKVLEKRLLIITKANSRATVHRSAYLDYIGFKIFNSAGEVIGERRFLGLFSTAAYRTSVRELPVVRRKVAEVLDRSGLSQRSHSGKDLIQILETYPRDELFQIKTDDLYHAVIGVLRMAGRRQLRVFLRRDAYGRFISCLIYLPRDRFTTQNRLRMQDILLRELNGVGVDYTTRVTESMLARVHFIVRTDPTRPPGDIDADLLAEELADATRLWDDDYRLVLERKLGDEQAKHLFTRYADAFPEGYKDGHTPYEAMKDLAKLELLEEPGQLEMHLFRKQLAPRPGTRVPGADLAEAMDVRFKVYRYGEPMMLSAVLPVLHSLGVRVVDEHPYEVDRIDGRVYLYDFGLMLPEGHQELAEVRPHVENAFAAAWRGEAEVDRFNELVLRGGLTWRQVVVLRAYAKYLRQAGTVFSQDYMEQTFIAYPKLAALLVELFETRFAPGELSAEQRQQRSGELVETIRGALDDVASLDQDRILRSYLTLIEATLRTSFYQKRADGRPKAYVAFKLDPQAIPDLPAPRPKFEIFVYSPRFEGVHLRFGPVARGGLRWSDRREDFRTEVLGLVKAQMVKNTVIVPVGAKGGFVLKQKPGDRDEAVACYQEFVGAMLDVTDNIVSGQIVPPEDVVRHDGDDPYLVVAADKGTATFSDIANEISKAHNFWMGDAFASGGSAGYDHKKMGITARGAWESVKRHFRELGHDTQTQDFTVVGVGDMSGDVFGNGMLLSEHIRLVAAFDHRHIFLDPEPDAATSYAERRRLFDLPRSSWEDYNPELISAGGGIFPRTAKSIPITPQVRAAIGLDDDVTQMSPQDLMKAIVTAPVDLFWNGGIGTYVKASSQTNAEVGDKSNDAIRVDGRNLRCRVAGEGGNLGWTQLGRIEYALTGGRIYTDFIDNAAGVDTSDHEVNIKILLNTAVADGELSMAERDELLAGMTDEVAELVLRDNYDQARAINNAQAQAASLLPVHRRMINELERSGGLDRALEALPPDEELAVRSESGLTAPEFAVLLAYVKIVLEREILTDGLADEEWTTDVLVNYFPTPMRERFADRMGRHRLRRDIVTTVLVNEAINRGGISFIFRVVEETAASAADVIRAYVVVSEVFGLRDLWDAVEALDNKVAPELQTSVYLDTRRLLDRAVRWLVSNRRSPIDVPAEIARLRDGVTRLLPGLEELFYGNERQGIAAHMDSMTERGLPRDLAERATRLMYSFGLMDVVETANASGRDVSEVASVYFVLSDLFRVDSLLSKISLLPREDRWQTLARMALRYDLYAALAALTAEVLDSTPGDLPPHERVQQWEQSNATSIHRARRAMGEFDESRADLAALSVLLRQIRTLVRTSAAA, from the coding sequence CGGGACCTGGCCCAGCAGCGGGTGCCGGGCGAGTTGAAGCTGCGGATCCACGAACCGCACGCGGACCAGCACCACACGGTCGTCGAGATCGTCACGGACGACATGCCGTTCCTGGTCGACTCGGTGACGGCGCTGCTCAACTCGTACCACCTCGACGTGCACCTGCTGGTGCACCCGCTGGTGGTGGTGCGGCGTGAGCCGCTGGGCCGACTCACCGAGGTCTCCGCGGATGTGGAGCCGGACGACGCGATCTCCGGCGACATCATCGAGAGCTGGATGCGGATCGAGATCGACCCGGTCCGGGACGCGGCCGAACGGGATCGGCTGCGCCGCGAGTTGCAGCGGGTGCTCACCGACGTGCGCGAGGCGGTGGAGGACTGGCCGAAGATGCGGCAGCGGGCCCTCGCGCTCGCCGACGAGCTGGCGTCCGCCCGTACGTCCGACAACCGCCCACCGGTGCCGGAGAAGGACATCACCGACTCGGTGGAGCTGCTGCGGTGGCTCGCCCACGACCACTTCACCTTCCTCGGCTACCGGGAGTACCGGCTGGTCGACGCCCCCGGGGGCGACGCGACCGACCCGGTCGACGGCAAGGCCCTCGAAGCGGTGCTCGGCACCGGGCTGGGCATCCTGCGCTCCGATTCGCCGGAAGCGCGGTCGCTGTCGTCGATGACGCCGGAGGCGCACGAGAAGGTGCTGGAGAAGCGCCTGCTCATCATCACCAAGGCCAACTCCCGGGCCACCGTGCACCGCTCGGCGTACCTGGACTACATCGGCTTCAAGATCTTCAACTCCGCCGGTGAGGTGATCGGTGAGCGGCGCTTCCTGGGCCTCTTCTCGACGGCCGCCTACCGGACCAGCGTCCGCGAGCTCCCGGTGGTACGCCGCAAGGTGGCCGAAGTGCTGGACCGCTCCGGCCTGAGCCAGCGCAGCCACTCCGGCAAGGATCTGATCCAGATCCTGGAGACCTACCCGCGCGACGAGCTGTTCCAGATCAAGACCGACGACCTGTACCACGCGGTGATCGGCGTGCTGCGGATGGCCGGCCGCCGGCAACTGCGGGTCTTCCTGCGTCGGGACGCCTACGGGCGGTTCATCTCCTGCCTGATCTACCTGCCCCGGGACCGGTTCACCACGCAGAACCGCCTGCGCATGCAGGACATCCTGCTGCGTGAGCTGAACGGTGTCGGGGTGGACTACACCACCCGCGTCACCGAGTCGATGCTCGCCCGGGTGCACTTCATCGTGCGTACCGACCCGACCCGGCCGCCCGGCGACATCGACGCCGACCTGCTGGCCGAGGAGTTGGCCGACGCCACCCGGCTGTGGGACGACGACTACCGGTTGGTGCTGGAGCGCAAGCTCGGCGACGAGCAGGCCAAGCACCTGTTCACCCGGTACGCCGACGCGTTCCCGGAGGGCTACAAGGACGGGCACACGCCGTACGAGGCGATGAAGGACCTGGCGAAGCTGGAGCTGCTGGAGGAGCCCGGCCAGCTGGAGATGCACCTGTTCCGCAAGCAGTTGGCGCCCCGACCGGGCACCCGGGTGCCGGGCGCCGACCTGGCCGAGGCGATGGACGTCCGGTTCAAGGTCTACCGGTACGGCGAACCGATGATGCTCTCCGCCGTGCTGCCGGTGCTGCACTCCCTCGGCGTACGGGTGGTCGACGAGCACCCGTACGAGGTGGACCGGATCGACGGTCGGGTCTACCTGTACGACTTCGGCCTCATGCTGCCCGAGGGGCATCAGGAGTTGGCCGAGGTGCGCCCGCACGTGGAGAACGCGTTCGCGGCGGCCTGGCGCGGCGAGGCCGAGGTGGACCGGTTCAACGAGCTGGTGCTGCGCGGCGGGTTGACCTGGCGGCAGGTGGTGGTGCTGCGGGCGTACGCGAAGTACCTGCGGCAGGCCGGCACGGTCTTCTCCCAGGACTACATGGAACAGACCTTCATCGCGTACCCGAAGCTCGCCGCGTTGCTGGTGGAGCTCTTCGAGACCCGGTTCGCTCCGGGTGAGTTGAGCGCCGAGCAGAGGCAGCAGCGCAGCGGTGAGCTGGTGGAGACGATCCGGGGCGCGCTGGACGATGTGGCGAGCCTCGACCAGGATCGGATCCTGCGGTCGTACCTGACGTTGATCGAGGCGACCCTGCGGACGAGCTTCTACCAGAAGCGCGCCGACGGGCGGCCGAAGGCGTACGTCGCGTTCAAGCTCGACCCGCAGGCCATTCCGGACCTGCCCGCGCCGCGACCGAAGTTCGAGATCTTCGTCTACTCGCCCCGGTTCGAGGGTGTGCACCTGCGGTTCGGGCCGGTGGCCCGGGGCGGGTTGCGGTGGTCCGACCGTCGGGAGGACTTCCGTACCGAGGTGCTGGGCCTGGTCAAGGCGCAGATGGTGAAGAACACCGTGATCGTGCCGGTCGGCGCCAAGGGCGGCTTCGTGCTGAAGCAGAAGCCGGGTGACCGGGACGAGGCGGTCGCCTGTTACCAGGAGTTCGTCGGCGCGATGCTGGACGTCACCGACAACATCGTCAGCGGGCAGATCGTGCCGCCCGAGGACGTGGTCCGGCACGACGGCGACGACCCGTACCTGGTGGTGGCGGCCGACAAGGGCACCGCGACCTTCTCCGACATCGCCAACGAGATCTCCAAGGCGCACAACTTCTGGATGGGCGACGCGTTCGCGTCCGGCGGATCCGCCGGCTACGACCACAAGAAGATGGGCATCACCGCCCGGGGTGCCTGGGAGTCGGTCAAGCGCCACTTCCGGGAGCTGGGCCACGACACCCAGACCCAGGACTTCACAGTGGTCGGCGTCGGTGACATGTCCGGCGACGTGTTCGGCAACGGGATGCTGCTCTCCGAGCACATCCGGCTGGTGGCCGCCTTCGACCACCGGCACATCTTCCTCGACCCGGAGCCGGACGCCGCCACCTCGTACGCGGAGCGCCGGCGGCTGTTCGACCTGCCCCGGTCCTCCTGGGAGGACTACAACCCGGAGCTGATCTCGGCAGGTGGGGGCATCTTCCCGCGGACCGCGAAGTCCATCCCGATCACGCCGCAGGTCCGGGCGGCGATCGGCCTGGACGACGACGTCACGCAGATGTCGCCGCAGGACCTGATGAAGGCGATCGTCACCGCTCCGGTGGACCTGTTCTGGAACGGCGGCATCGGCACCTACGTCAAGGCCTCCAGCCAGACCAACGCCGAGGTGGGCGACAAGTCCAACGACGCGATCCGGGTGGACGGGCGCAACCTGCGCTGCCGGGTGGCGGGCGAGGGCGGCAACCTGGGCTGGACCCAGCTCGGCCGGATCGAGTACGCGTTGACCGGTGGCCGGATCTACACGGACTTCATCGACAACGCGGCCGGGGTGGACACCTCCGACCACGAGGTGAACATCAAGATCCTGCTCAACACGGCGGTGGCCGACGGCGAGCTGAGCATGGCCGAGCGGGACGAGCTGCTGGCCGGGATGACCGACGAGGTCGCCGAGCTGGTGCTGCGGGACAACTACGACCAGGCTCGGGCGATCAACAACGCTCAGGCCCAGGCCGCCTCGCTGCTGCCGGTGCACCGCCGGATGATCAACGAGCTGGAGCGTTCGGGCGGGTTGGACCGGGCGCTGGAGGCGCTGCCGCCGGACGAGGAGCTGGCGGTCCGGAGCGAATCCGGCCTGACCGCGCCGGAGTTCGCGGTGCTGCTCGCGTACGTGAAGATCGTCCTGGAGCGGGAGATCCTCACCGACGGGTTGGCCGACGAGGAGTGGACGACCGACGTCCTGGTCAACTACTTCCCGACGCCGATGCGCGAGCGCTTCGCCGACCGGATGGGCCGGCACCGGCTGCGCCGGGACATCGTCACCACCGTGCTGGTCAACGAAGCGATCAACCGCGGTGGCATCTCGTTCATCTTCCGGGTGGTCGAGGAGACGGCGGCCAGCGCGGCGGACGTGATCCGGGCGTACGTGGTGGTCAGCGAGGTGTTCGGCCTGCGCGACCTGTGGGACGCGGTCGAGGCGCTGGACAACAAGGTGGCGCCGGAGCTACAGACCAGCGTCTACCTGGACACCCGCCGGCTGCTCGACCGGGCGGTGCGGTGGCTGGTCTCCAACCGGCGCTCGCCGATCGACGTGCCGGCCGAGATCGCCCGCCTGCGGGACGGGGTGACCCGGCTGCTGCCGGGGCTGGAGGAGCTGTTCTACGGCAACGAGCGCCAGGGCATCGCCGCGCACATGGACTCGATGACCGAGCGTGGGCTGCCCCGCGACCTGGCCGAGCGGGCGACCCGGCTGATGTACAGCTTCGGCCTGATGGACGTGGTGGAGACCGCGAACGCCAGCGGGCGGGACGTCAGCGAGGTGGCCTCGGTCTACTTCGTGCTGTCCGACCTGTTCCGGGTGGACTCGCTGCTGTCGAAGATCTCCCTGCTGCCGCGGGAGGACCGCTGGCAGACCCTCGCACGGATGGCGCTGCGCTACGACCTGTACGCCGCGCTGGCCGCGCTCACCGCGGAGGTGCTCGACTCCACCCCGGGTGACCTGCCGCCGCACGAGCGGGTGCAGCAGTGGGAGCAGTCGAACGCCACCTCCATCCACCGCGCCCGCCGGGCGATGGGGGAGTTCGACGAGTCGCGGGCGGATCTCGCCGCCCTGTCGGTGCTGCTGCGCCAGATCCGCACCCTGGTGCGGACCTCCGCCGCCGCCTGA